Genomic DNA from Labrys wisconsinensis:
TCGCTGCCGTCAGAGACGTCTTCCCATGGTCGACGTGCCCGATCGTCCCGATGTTGCAGTGCGGCTTGTTGCGCTCAAATTTCTCTTTGGCCATCGTGGCCTCCTTCACCAATCGCCGCCGGAACGGCGGATGAAACGTTGAACAGCAGGGTCAGATCAGGCGTACTTGGCCTGGATCTCGGCGGCGACGTTGGACGGCGCCTGCTCGTAATGGTCGAACTGCATGGTGTAGCTGGCACGTCCCTGGCTGAACGAGCGCAGGTGGTTGACGTAGCCGAACATGTTCATCAGCGGCACCATGGCATTGACGACATTGGCGTTGCCGCGCATGTCCTGGCCCTGGATCTGGCCGCGCCGCGAGTTGAGGTCGCCGATGACCGAGCCGGTATACTCTTCCGGGGTCACGACCTCGACCTTCATGATCGGCTCGAGCAGGACCGAACCACCCTTCTGCAGACCCTCGCGCAGGGCCGCCCGCGAAGCGATTTCGAAGGCCAGCGCCGACGAGTCGACCTCGTGGTAGGCGCCGTCGATCAGCGTCACCTTGACGTCGACCACCGGGAAGCCGGCGACGACGCCCGCGCCCAGCACCGAGTTGAGGCCCTTCTCGACGCCCGGGATATATTCC
This window encodes:
- a CDS encoding GTP-binding protein gives rise to the protein MAKEKFERNKPHCNIGTIGHVDHGKTSLTAA